From the Desulfobacterales bacterium genome, one window contains:
- a CDS encoding MFS transporter — protein MVSTLLAFGALFASALFFLMGSAVLSTQLSLRMTQEGFSTLTIGITLACYFLGLMTGYFLCHRLIQRVGHIRSFAVFAAATTIIIILHGLYMSAIFWAMLRFINGITIFGLFMVVESWLNECSQSQTRGRVFSIYMTLAYMGIGIGQQLLNLGNDSGQQLFWIAALLFSLSLIPVSTTRSVHPELPQPTRYTFRALFHKVPLGMLGCFAAGLVNSAFFSMAPVFGTKIGLSVFQLSWFMSTTVIGGFAVQWMIGIISDRFDRTLVLSIITGFVALLSLSMVMNSGISYAWLLFKMAIFGGLIFAVYPLAVARANDVFEGKDAVSISSALLLCFSIGAIFGPVLASITMTLLDTPYGLFVYWSLVTGTFALVSLYLKYKERVTIIQPAEQVNFAPMKNTSSMAMVLDPRTDAEADEGI, from the coding sequence ATGGTATCAACACTTCTTGCCTTCGGGGCCCTCTTTGCATCCGCCCTGTTTTTTTTGATGGGCAGTGCGGTATTGAGCACCCAGCTTAGCCTGCGCATGACCCAGGAAGGATTTTCAACCCTGACAATTGGCATTACGCTGGCATGTTACTTTCTGGGTTTGATGACAGGTTATTTTTTATGCCATCGCCTCATTCAGCGGGTAGGACACATCCGATCCTTTGCCGTATTTGCGGCTGCCACCACCATCATCATTATCCTGCACGGGCTTTATATGTCCGCTATTTTTTGGGCGATGCTTAGATTTATTAACGGGATTACCATTTTCGGTTTATTTATGGTTGTTGAGAGCTGGTTGAACGAATGCAGCCAGAGCCAGACCCGGGGACGTGTCTTTTCCATCTATATGACCTTAGCCTATATGGGAATCGGAATCGGACAGCAATTGCTCAACTTGGGGAATGACAGCGGCCAGCAATTGTTTTGGATTGCAGCGCTTCTTTTCTCCTTAAGCCTAATCCCAGTGTCTACAACGCGATCCGTGCACCCTGAATTACCACAGCCCACGCGATACACTTTCCGGGCGCTTTTTCATAAAGTCCCTCTCGGGATGCTGGGGTGTTTTGCGGCCGGTCTGGTCAACAGCGCATTTTTTTCGATGGCCCCAGTTTTCGGAACGAAAATCGGTTTATCAGTTTTTCAATTGTCATGGTTCATGTCAACAACGGTCATCGGTGGTTTTGCTGTGCAATGGATGATCGGCATTATCTCGGACCGATTCGACCGCACACTCGTTTTGAGCATTATCACAGGCTTTGTGGCATTGCTCAGTCTAAGCATGGTGATGAACAGCGGAATTTCTTACGCCTGGCTTCTTTTTAAAATGGCCATTTTCGGCGGCCTGATATTTGCCGTCTATCCGCTGGCAGTCGCCCGCGCAAATGATGTCTTTGAGGGCAAAGACGCGGTGTCCATCAGTTCGGCACTTTTGCTCTGTTTTAGCATTGGCGCCATTTTCGGCCCTGTACTGGCATCTATCACCATGACGCTATTAGACACACCTTACGGATTGTTTGTATACTGGTCGCTGGTCACCGGGACATTTGCCTTGGTTTCCCTTTATTTAAAATACAAGGAAAGGGTCACAATTATTCAGCCGGCGGAGCAGGTTAATTTTGCGCCCATGAAAAACACGTCATCAATGGCGATGGTGCTGGATCCCCGGACAGATGCCGAAGCAGATGAAGGTATATAA
- a CDS encoding FAD-dependent oxidoreductase — MKNHARVVVIGGGIAGCSTLYHLTKLGWSDVILVEKNELTSGSTWMAAGNVPHYHRSFNSTKINDYAVRLYQTLEEETGQPVDWHTTGSLRIALREDRFSEYKHVAGKDKMLGIESALVGPEEMKKIYPLIQTSGIVGGLFHPNDGHVDPASVTHALAKGARQRGAEIYTFNPVMDISQTPSGEWVVHTEKGDITCEIIVNAAGLWTPIIGAMVGLYLPVIAMEHQHILFDDVPELVESGRQLPLLRDPDTSYYMRQEAMGLLIGPYEEEPKSWYPDGVPMDYASQALTPDLDRIASIIKGAIERVPAMSDCGVKEEVNGPITYTPDGGPLLGPAFGVRNFYLNCGHCFGITQCAAYGLHTAEWVIEGEPSIDLSAADGRRYGDYANRYWAHEKIMESYRMMYAIEYPDEIRFAARKAKTTPVYDTLKDKGACFSQTYGWERPAWFAPEGMDPVDENSFKRTNWHDPVGKECGVVREQVGVLDLSGFAKFEVSGPGAESFLNYICANKVPVKTGKIAVSCMLNKKGFTKCDVTVTKIAEERFFVVAAAAAERHDLDWMMGLMPTDGSVTIENMTYRYGTLVIAGPNSREVLSQLTDADLSTKSFPFATMQKIFINFSPVMAMRIGFTGELGWELYHPVEHQREIYDALMRAGEAHGIADFGLRSMMSLRLEKGYCTLGGELSSERTPLEAGLERFVNFDKGNFLGRQALIEQKDKGIAEQLVLMTVDADDADAIGDEPVFHENEIVGRITSGGYGHTVQKSLAMAYVKSNLSKPGTRFEVLILGERYSAEVVQKPYYDPENERLKG, encoded by the coding sequence ATGAAAAACCACGCGCGCGTCGTCGTCATTGGGGGAGGCATTGCCGGCTGCAGCACCTTATACCACCTGACAAAACTGGGATGGTCCGATGTGATACTGGTTGAAAAAAATGAACTGACATCGGGATCTACATGGATGGCTGCGGGCAATGTGCCACATTATCACCGCTCTTTCAATTCAACTAAAATTAACGATTACGCGGTACGGCTCTATCAAACGCTGGAAGAGGAGACCGGGCAGCCGGTTGACTGGCATACCACCGGCAGTTTGCGCATCGCTCTCCGTGAAGATCGTTTTTCGGAATACAAACATGTGGCCGGAAAAGATAAAATGCTGGGTATCGAATCGGCGCTGGTCGGCCCCGAAGAGATGAAAAAAATCTATCCACTCATCCAGACGAGCGGTATTGTCGGCGGTCTATTTCACCCTAATGACGGCCACGTGGATCCGGCCAGTGTCACCCATGCACTGGCGAAAGGCGCGCGCCAGCGGGGCGCTGAAATATATACATTCAATCCGGTCATGGATATATCTCAGACACCCTCCGGGGAATGGGTGGTTCATACGGAAAAAGGCGACATCACCTGCGAGATCATCGTCAATGCAGCCGGTTTGTGGACACCCATCATAGGTGCCATGGTCGGGCTTTACCTGCCTGTGATTGCAATGGAGCATCAACATATTCTGTTTGACGACGTTCCGGAGCTGGTTGAATCCGGCAGGCAGCTGCCCCTGCTCCGTGACCCCGATACGTCCTACTATATGCGCCAGGAGGCAATGGGGCTTCTGATCGGACCCTATGAAGAGGAACCCAAATCATGGTATCCGGATGGTGTGCCCATGGATTATGCTTCCCAAGCTCTGACACCGGATCTCGATCGGATCGCATCGATTATAAAGGGGGCCATAGAACGTGTGCCAGCCATGAGCGACTGCGGCGTCAAAGAGGAGGTCAATGGGCCCATCACCTACACTCCGGATGGCGGACCTTTGCTGGGACCCGCCTTTGGGGTGCGGAACTTTTATCTCAATTGCGGGCATTGCTTCGGCATCACCCAGTGCGCCGCCTATGGTCTGCACACGGCTGAATGGGTTATCGAGGGTGAACCCAGCATAGATCTTTCCGCAGCTGATGGGCGCCGCTACGGAGATTATGCCAACCGGTACTGGGCCCATGAAAAAATAATGGAATCCTACCGGATGATGTACGCCATTGAGTATCCGGATGAAATCCGGTTTGCCGCCAGAAAGGCCAAAACCACACCGGTGTACGACACTTTAAAAGACAAAGGTGCCTGTTTCAGCCAGACTTATGGATGGGAACGGCCGGCCTGGTTTGCCCCCGAAGGTATGGACCCGGTCGATGAAAACAGTTTCAAACGAACCAATTGGCATGATCCTGTGGGCAAGGAGTGCGGAGTGGTACGGGAGCAGGTGGGTGTCCTCGATCTGAGTGGTTTTGCCAAATTCGAGGTATCCGGCCCCGGCGCGGAATCTTTCCTGAATTACATCTGCGCCAACAAGGTTCCCGTTAAAACCGGAAAGATTGCGGTTTCCTGCATGCTCAATAAAAAGGGCTTTACAAAATGCGATGTCACGGTCACAAAAATAGCCGAAGAAAGGTTTTTTGTCGTTGCCGCCGCTGCAGCCGAACGGCATGACCTTGACTGGATGATGGGGCTCATGCCAACAGACGGCAGTGTGACCATCGAGAATATGACATATCGATACGGAACACTTGTTATCGCCGGTCCTAACTCAAGAGAGGTATTGTCGCAACTCACCGATGCGGATTTAAGCACCAAGTCGTTCCCTTTTGCCACCATGCAGAAGATCTTTATAAACTTCTCTCCAGTGATGGCGATGCGAATCGGATTTACCGGAGAGCTAGGCTGGGAGCTTTACCATCCCGTTGAACATCAGCGCGAAATATATGATGCCCTGATGCGGGCCGGAGAGGCACACGGCATCGCGGATTTTGGTCTGAGGTCCATGATGTCTCTTCGACTTGAAAAAGGGTATTGCACCCTTGGAGGAGAGTTGAGTTCAGAACGCACCCCTTTGGAAGCCGGTCTGGAACGATTTGTCAATTTTGATAAGGGTAACTTCCTGGGAAGGCAGGCGTTAATTGAGCAAAAAGATAAAGGTATTGCCGAACAGCTGGTGTTGATGACCGTAGATGCTGACGATGCGGATGCCATTGGAGATGAGCCGGTTTTTCACGAAAACGAAATTGTCGGCAGGATCACATCGGGCGGTTACGGGCATACGGTGCAAAAAAGTCTGGCGATGGCCTATGTGAAATCAAATCTTTCCAAGCCCGGAACCAGATTTGAGGTATTGATCCTTGGTGAGCGGTATTCGGCCGAAGTGGTTCAGAAGCCGTATTACGATCCTGAAAACGAGCGCCTGAAAGGCTAA
- the tdh gene encoding L-threonine 3-dehydrogenase has translation MAAQMDALVKSKSEPGLWLEKVPVPEIGINDVLVKIHKTAICGTDVHIYNWNEWAQKTIPVPMPVGHEFVGWVAEVGDNVHDFKPGDLVSGEGHLVCGRCRNCLAGRRHLCMRTSGVGVNRPGAYAEYLSIPVTNLWYCDTVIPTDILTCFDPLGNATHTALSFDVLGEDVLITGAGPIGCMAAAIAKHAGARYVVVTDVIPYRLKLAKQMGATLALDVRKQTIEDAQQKLGMKEGFDVGMEMSGNPDALRSMLANMCHGAKVAILGLLPADTLIDWDLIIFNGLTLKGIYGREMYETWYKMTAMIQTGLDISQVITHRFDYTEYEKAFKVMRSGKSGKVILNWSNEE, from the coding sequence ATGGCTGCCCAAATGGACGCTCTGGTAAAGTCAAAGTCCGAACCGGGGCTCTGGCTGGAAAAAGTGCCCGTTCCGGAGATCGGCATCAACGATGTGCTCGTAAAGATCCACAAAACCGCGATCTGCGGCACGGATGTGCACATTTATAACTGGAACGAATGGGCCCAAAAGACCATTCCGGTGCCCATGCCGGTGGGCCATGAATTTGTGGGTTGGGTGGCTGAGGTCGGTGACAACGTTCATGATTTTAAGCCTGGTGATCTGGTTTCCGGTGAGGGGCATCTGGTTTGCGGTCGATGCCGCAACTGTCTGGCGGGCCGACGCCATTTGTGCATGCGCACCAGCGGTGTCGGGGTCAACCGCCCCGGCGCCTATGCCGAATATTTAAGCATCCCGGTCACCAATCTCTGGTATTGCGACACTGTCATTCCAACCGACATCCTCACCTGTTTTGATCCGCTGGGCAATGCCACTCACACCGCGCTTTCTTTTGATGTGCTCGGGGAAGATGTTCTCATTACCGGTGCCGGCCCCATCGGCTGCATGGCAGCTGCTATTGCCAAACATGCCGGCGCCCGCTATGTGGTGGTGACCGATGTGATTCCCTACCGGTTGAAACTGGCCAAACAAATGGGCGCCACCCTGGCACTGGATGTGCGCAAACAAACGATTGAAGATGCCCAGCAGAAACTGGGAATGAAGGAGGGCTTTGATGTCGGTATGGAGATGTCGGGCAATCCGGATGCGCTGCGGTCGATGTTGGCCAATATGTGCCACGGCGCCAAGGTTGCCATACTGGGGCTTTTGCCTGCGGATACTCTCATTGACTGGGACCTGATCATTTTCAACGGTCTGACCCTTAAAGGGATTTACGGCCGCGAGATGTATGAAACCTGGTATAAAATGACCGCCATGATCCAAACGGGCCTGGATATCAGCCAGGTGATCACCCACCGCTTTGATTATACCGAATATGAAAAAGCCTTTAAGGTGATGCGTTCGGGCAAGTCGGGTAAGGTGATCTTAAATTGGTCAAATGAAGAGTGA
- a CDS encoding MmgE/PrpD family protein, whose translation MDRNERVIEFLLDTKWHDLPEAIQHQSKRALLDNLGVLVAGGKIPASQITHAFVQDQLAAHNPEEACTVLSTGKKVSAVGAALANGIAANGLDMDDGYNLAKGHPGAALLPVLLASSELATGADGRDFLVALVAGYELAIRAAIIRHATYTTYHSTGSWGAIGGAAAGGKMLGLDHEQLRSAMGIAEYFAPIAPMMKGIEVAAMTKDSIGWGAMVAMSSILMAGRGFSGVQPIFADGPGPELTAGLGKDWLIMDLYHKPYACCFWVHPPIAGALALIRDHGLASEQIDRIKVHSFRDATQLSCAAPRDTEEAQYNLAYGLACAILKGKVGPQEVTPPTIADPQILAFMAKIDPVEDSKIQKGYPANRQARVQITTTDGRIFDSGVVDARWGVPADRPTDQDLIEKFQMVTEPVLDRGSARALQELVWHLEQAPSAARLVDLATAKTR comes from the coding sequence ATGGACCGCAACGAGCGCGTCATCGAATTTCTGCTGGACACAAAATGGCACGACCTGCCGGAAGCCATTCAACATCAAAGCAAAAGGGCACTTTTGGATAACCTGGGCGTTCTCGTTGCAGGCGGCAAAATACCTGCCTCGCAGATCACCCATGCATTTGTACAGGATCAATTGGCTGCTCACAATCCGGAAGAGGCCTGTACGGTGCTGTCTACCGGAAAGAAGGTGTCTGCTGTTGGTGCGGCCCTGGCCAACGGGATTGCCGCCAATGGCCTGGATATGGACGACGGCTACAACCTGGCCAAAGGGCACCCCGGTGCAGCACTGCTTCCGGTGCTCCTGGCTTCGTCGGAACTGGCAACTGGAGCGGATGGTCGGGACTTTCTGGTGGCATTGGTAGCCGGCTACGAGCTGGCCATCCGGGCCGCAATCATTCGCCATGCCACCTATACCACCTACCATTCTACCGGCAGCTGGGGTGCCATCGGCGGAGCGGCGGCCGGCGGCAAGATGCTGGGCTTGGATCACGAACAACTCCGGTCTGCGATGGGAATCGCCGAATATTTCGCGCCCATCGCGCCGATGATGAAGGGTATCGAGGTGGCCGCGATGACCAAGGATAGCATCGGCTGGGGGGCCATGGTCGCCATGAGTTCTATCTTGATGGCCGGCAGGGGATTTTCCGGCGTCCAGCCTATCTTTGCCGACGGGCCTGGACCCGAGCTGACGGCTGGGCTTGGCAAAGACTGGCTCATAATGGACTTGTATCACAAACCCTACGCGTGTTGTTTTTGGGTGCACCCGCCAATTGCCGGTGCCTTGGCATTGATTAGAGATCACGGTCTTGCATCGGAGCAGATTGACCGGATCAAAGTACACTCTTTCCGGGATGCCACCCAGCTTTCCTGCGCAGCACCACGCGATACTGAGGAGGCGCAGTATAATCTGGCATACGGCCTGGCTTGCGCGATACTCAAAGGAAAGGTCGGACCCCAGGAAGTGACGCCTCCGACGATTGCTGATCCGCAAATCCTGGCTTTCATGGCCAAGATTGATCCGGTGGAAGATTCAAAGATCCAAAAGGGATACCCTGCCAATCGCCAGGCCCGGGTACAAATTACAACCACTGACGGTCGCATTTTCGACTCCGGTGTGGTGGATGCCCGCTGGGGCGTTCCGGCTGATCGGCCCACCGATCAGGACCTTATTGAAAAATTCCAAATGGTGACGGAACCGGTTCTGGACCGCGGTAGCGCACGGGCGCTACAGGAGTTGGTTTGGCATCTGGAGCAGGCGCCCAGCGCGGCCCGCCTGGTGGATCTGGCCACAGCTAAAACCCGCTAA
- a CDS encoding trimethylamine methyltransferase family protein, translating into MKSGGMTGGIYKPLNSEQVELIHSEALRLIEEVGMAYESGQDEMLELVKRAGCRVDPAAMRIFFPPRLVEEMVAQAPGEIILYSRDDKNDLHLGKDRVYAGTGGTTVKVLDLDTGEVRQSVLQDIHNVARIVEEMKHIHFFQNCCAPNDVPHEDYDINIAFAAMMGTRKHIMFGCSCEQGLRDTYRMVTRIAGGKDALDARPLFSIAACMIISPLKFCTQSTANVRTAAELNVLTTVTSAPMSGSTAPMTMAGTLLQTHAEVMAGITVHQLTRPGAPVLYGGLPALAEMHTMGYQGGAVECGMMQTAIHQLSQRIDVPNYATSGCSDAKIPDAQAGWEKGFTTGLAAMGGNNWIHHAAGMLESMQCIAYEQYVIDDEIIGQACKILEGISTGADHLAFEAIRDVGPGGNYLLSDHTFQHLRSEYFQGNGVSDKAGREAWIENGRLSARERARAMARVILDKPVDPKIDPDIEKDIRSDFNIFL; encoded by the coding sequence ATGAAAAGTGGCGGCATGACAGGCGGCATCTATAAACCGCTTAATTCCGAACAGGTGGAGCTGATTCACAGTGAGGCTTTGCGCCTGATAGAAGAGGTCGGCATGGCATATGAAAGCGGTCAGGACGAGATGCTCGAGCTGGTAAAGCGCGCCGGCTGCAGGGTAGATCCGGCGGCCATGCGGATTTTTTTCCCACCGCGGCTGGTCGAGGAAATGGTGGCTCAAGCCCCGGGAGAGATTATTTTATACAGCCGGGACGACAAAAACGATCTTCATCTGGGCAAGGACCGCGTCTATGCTGGAACCGGAGGCACCACAGTGAAAGTCCTGGACCTGGATACCGGCGAAGTGCGACAGAGCGTGCTTCAGGACATCCACAATGTGGCGCGCATCGTGGAGGAAATGAAACACATCCATTTTTTTCAGAACTGTTGCGCACCCAACGATGTACCTCATGAGGATTATGATATTAACATCGCTTTTGCCGCTATGATGGGCACCCGCAAGCATATTATGTTCGGGTGCAGCTGCGAACAGGGCCTGCGGGATACCTACCGTATGGTCACCAGAATCGCCGGCGGAAAAGATGCGCTTGATGCCAGACCGCTCTTTTCGATCGCCGCCTGCATGATTATCAGTCCGTTGAAGTTTTGCACCCAGTCCACTGCTAACGTGCGCACCGCTGCAGAACTCAATGTGCTTACGACCGTTACCAGTGCACCCATGAGCGGCTCCACTGCACCGATGACCATGGCTGGCACCTTACTGCAAACCCACGCCGAGGTAATGGCCGGGATTACCGTGCATCAGCTGACCCGGCCGGGCGCTCCCGTGCTTTATGGTGGACTGCCAGCTCTGGCGGAAATGCACACCATGGGGTACCAGGGAGGTGCGGTTGAATGCGGTATGATGCAAACGGCAATCCATCAGCTCAGTCAAAGAATCGATGTGCCCAATTACGCCACCTCAGGTTGTTCTGACGCCAAAATCCCTGACGCCCAGGCCGGCTGGGAAAAAGGCTTCACTACCGGTTTGGCGGCCATGGGCGGAAATAACTGGATCCACCACGCTGCCGGTATGCTGGAATCGATGCAGTGTATCGCTTACGAACAGTATGTGATCGATGACGAGATCATTGGCCAGGCCTGTAAAATCCTGGAGGGTATTTCAACGGGCGCGGACCACCTGGCCTTTGAAGCCATCCGCGACGTGGGCCCGGGTGGCAACTACCTGTTGTCCGACCATACCTTTCAGCATTTGCGCTCTGAGTATTTTCAGGGCAACGGGGTCAGCGACAAGGCCGGGCGGGAAGCATGGATCGAAAACGGCCGTCTTTCAGCTCGCGAGCGGGCGCGGGCCATGGCGCGCGTCATCCTCGATAAGCCTGTGGATCCCAAAATCGATCCCGATATCGAGAAGGATATTCGAAGCGATTTTAATATCTTCCTGTAG
- a CDS encoding glycine C-acetyltransferase — MYGNMKEHLINELAQIRDSGLYKDERVIAGRQGANVQLADGRQVINLCANNYLGLSGTQELVDASKAGLEQWGYGLSSVRFICGTQQLHKQLEQKVSEFLGTDDTILYSSCFDANAGLFETLLGPEDAVISDELNHASIIDGIRLCKAARYRYKNNDMTDLEAKLKEAQDARFRLIATDGSFSMDGIVADLKGVCDLADRYDALVMVDDSHSTGFIGKTGRGTPEYHGVMERVDIITSTFGKALGGASGGFTSGRQEIIDMLRQRSRPYLFSNTLAPGVAAAVFKALETLSASTELRDRLERNTTYFREGMTKAGFKINPGGHPIVPIMLGDAKVAVQMADAMLAEGVYVIAFSYPVVPKGKARIRVQISAALTTAELDTAIAAFTKIGQQLGVI, encoded by the coding sequence ATGTATGGGAATATGAAGGAGCATTTGATCAACGAGCTGGCGCAGATTCGTGACAGCGGCCTGTACAAAGACGAACGCGTCATTGCCGGGCGTCAGGGCGCCAACGTGCAGCTGGCTGATGGCCGGCAGGTGATCAACCTGTGTGCTAATAATTATCTGGGCTTATCGGGCACCCAGGAACTTGTGGATGCTTCCAAAGCAGGCTTAGAGCAGTGGGGCTATGGTTTGTCCTCAGTGCGTTTTATCTGCGGCACCCAGCAACTGCACAAACAGCTGGAGCAAAAAGTATCTGAATTTCTGGGCACCGATGACACGATCCTGTATTCTTCGTGTTTTGATGCCAATGCCGGTCTTTTTGAAACCCTGCTGGGCCCCGAGGACGCGGTTATTTCCGATGAGCTCAATCATGCCAGCATTATCGACGGCATCCGGTTGTGTAAAGCCGCCCGCTACCGTTATAAAAACAACGATATGACCGATCTGGAGGCCAAGCTCAAAGAAGCACAGGATGCCCGTTTTCGTTTAATTGCCACCGACGGGTCCTTTTCAATGGATGGCATCGTTGCGGATTTGAAAGGGGTCTGCGATCTGGCTGACCGTTACGACGCGCTGGTGATGGTGGACGATTCGCACTCGACCGGTTTTATCGGCAAGACCGGCCGCGGCACCCCCGAATACCACGGCGTCATGGAGCGGGTGGATATCATCACCTCGACATTCGGCAAGGCGCTAGGCGGGGCCTCGGGAGGATTTACTTCCGGACGCCAAGAAATTATCGATATGCTGCGGCAGCGCTCGCGGCCCTATCTTTTTTCCAATACCCTGGCCCCCGGCGTGGCCGCCGCGGTCTTTAAAGCCCTGGAAACGCTGAGCGCTTCAACGGAACTGCGCGATCGGCTGGAGCGTAACACCACCTATTTTCGAGAGGGGATGACCAAAGCCGGGTTCAAGATTAACCCGGGAGGTCATCCGATCGTACCGATTATGCTGGGGGATGCCAAAGTGGCGGTGCAAATGGCCGATGCCATGCTGGCTGAAGGTGTTTACGTAATCGCTTTTTCGTATCCGGTGGTGCCCAAAGGCAAGGCCCGCATCCGGGTTCAGATTTCCGCCGCCCTGACCACCGCCGAATTGGATACGGCCATCGCAGCGTTCACTAAAATAGGGCAACAATTAGGGGTCATCTAA
- a CDS encoding SDR family NAD(P)-dependent oxidoreductase, which yields MKTRIALITGVGRGLGFELTREYCRLGWRVFGVFRNEADGPRLASTFGEAFVPILADLHDDSAVKKIRSSLEKQTDYLSLLINNAGIAGTGHSIEEASCSEIKELFEVHCCGAIRCLQAALPFLTKAELPTVVNVSSRVGSIYKVSSGDFDHLPLSYSIRIAKAAQNMLSATIYRELRESGIAVFAIHPGRIQTRMGSPDADLTAEQAAKIFVGWLPKIRQERDFGYFEAGAEELPF from the coding sequence ATGAAAACCCGCATTGCATTAATTACCGGTGTGGGCAGAGGGCTGGGCTTCGAGCTGACTCGAGAATATTGCCGATTGGGTTGGCGTGTCTTTGGCGTCTTTCGTAATGAAGCTGACGGTCCACGGCTAGCATCGACATTCGGCGAGGCTTTCGTTCCCATCCTGGCAGATCTTCACGATGATTCGGCTGTAAAAAAGATCCGATCTAGCCTCGAGAAGCAAACCGATTACCTATCTCTTCTGATTAATAACGCTGGAATTGCAGGCACGGGTCATTCCATTGAAGAGGCGTCGTGCAGCGAGATTAAAGAATTATTTGAAGTGCACTGCTGCGGAGCGATTCGATGTCTGCAGGCAGCCCTTCCTTTTCTGACAAAAGCTGAGCTTCCAACGGTCGTCAACGTGAGCAGTCGGGTGGGGTCTATTTACAAAGTGTCATCCGGTGATTTTGATCATCTTCCGCTTTCTTATAGTATTCGGATAGCAAAGGCGGCCCAGAATATGCTAAGTGCTACCATCTATCGGGAACTCAGAGAAAGCGGTATCGCTGTGTTTGCGATCCACCCCGGAAGAATCCAAACACGGATGGGCAGCCCGGATGCCGATTTGACCGCAGAGCAGGCAGCGAAGATATTTGTCGGCTGGTTACCAAAAATCAGGCAGGAACGAGACTTCGGGTATTTCGAGGCTGGCGCAGAAGAGCTGCCGTTTTAG
- a CDS encoding aspartate aminotransferase family protein, which translates to MSSSKSYVFGRAPEGTLPKVHKAEGLWIEDDTGKRYLNASGGAAVTNVGHGRREIAEALHQQVLQHDYIHPTAFVSPVVEDLAAALARRAPTGIERFYFLSSGGEAVEASIKMARQIHLAKGRPQRIRLISRWKSYHGLSLGALSAMGRTAFREPFEPLLSEVVHIPPPYCMRCSYGLDYPGCQLRCALALDETIQNIGSNVVSAFIGETISGATLGVYAPPPEYWKIIREICDAYQVLLIHDEVMCGLGRTGRWFASEHYDICPDIVTLGKGLGGGAIALSAVGVQAEHFDALQSADGFVHGGTYSHHPVAAAVGLATLNILEQENLVERADQIGNVLGKKLKDALCGHDHVADVRGLGMFWGLELVEDKATLQPFKRETQTAERIWHNVFQKGVIVYKAFGLAGNDGDAIVIAPAFTISEKDIDFLVESLAQGIAETIK; encoded by the coding sequence ATGAGCTCATCAAAAAGCTATGTCTTTGGACGCGCCCCGGAAGGTACACTTCCAAAAGTTCACAAAGCAGAAGGTCTGTGGATCGAAGATGACACTGGAAAGCGCTATCTGAATGCCAGCGGCGGTGCTGCTGTAACCAATGTGGGGCACGGCCGCCGTGAAATTGCTGAAGCTCTCCATCAGCAGGTTCTGCAGCATGATTACATCCATCCGACCGCATTTGTATCGCCGGTGGTTGAGGATCTGGCGGCAGCGCTCGCACGCCGCGCACCGACGGGAATCGAACGTTTTTACTTTCTTTCGAGTGGCGGCGAGGCGGTTGAAGCGTCTATCAAGATGGCCCGGCAGATACATCTTGCAAAAGGGCGGCCTCAAAGAATCCGGCTTATTTCTCGCTGGAAATCATATCATGGATTGAGTTTGGGCGCTCTATCTGCCATGGGGCGCACCGCCTTCCGCGAGCCATTTGAACCCCTTCTGAGCGAGGTCGTCCATATACCGCCGCCGTATTGTATGCGTTGTTCTTATGGCCTGGACTATCCCGGCTGCCAGCTGCGATGTGCGCTGGCGCTGGATGAAACCATCCAGAATATTGGATCCAATGTCGTTTCGGCTTTTATCGGCGAAACGATCAGCGGCGCAACACTGGGCGTATATGCGCCCCCCCCGGAGTATTGGAAAATCATCCGCGAGATATGTGATGCATATCAGGTGTTATTGATTCATGATGAAGTCATGTGCGGTTTGGGTCGCACCGGTCGCTGGTTTGCCAGCGAACATTACGACATCTGCCCGGACATCGTCACATTAGGTAAAGGGCTCGGTGGCGGTGCGATTGCCCTATCCGCAGTTGGCGTTCAAGCGGAGCATTTCGATGCCTTACAATCGGCGGACGGATTCGTACACGGTGGCACCTATTCGCATCACCCGGTAGCTGCTGCCGTCGGCCTGGCCACCCTAAATATTTTGGAACAAGAAAACTTGGTCGAGCGCGCCGATCAAATCGGCAATGTGCTTGGTAAAAAACTAAAGGACGCTTTATGCGGTCACGATCATGTTGCTGATGTACGCGGTCTGGGAATGTTCTGGGGGCTAGAGCTGGTTGAAGACAAAGCTACGCTGCAACCGTTTAAGCGTGAAACGCAAACGGCAGAGCGCATCTGGCACAATGTATTTCAAAAGGGCGTCATCGTATACAAGGCCTTCGGCCTGGCCGGCAATGATGGTGATGCCATCGTCATAGCACCGGCTTTTACGATCAGCGAAAAAGACATTGACTTTTTAGTGGAATCGCTTGCCCAGGGCATCGCAGAGACCATCAAGTAA